CTCTTCATTTATTTCTCGGaaaatagatgatttgaaaaatactttttgaaaaataattgcttgtatcgccTGAAATAATTAGAcagcaaaaattatttttattgtcgacaacaatttatgtctaaacatattAATGGATGATTAAaatactttttctttatttatttttgtaagtgatatgagcgatcattttaagaaaatgtttttcgactCATTcctttttcgagaaacaaacaaAGCTTAAAAGTTAGTTATTTCTTCGTTTATAAATTGAACAAGTTTCATAAAGCAAACTCTTCTGAAAAACCTAGGAATAAAGTAATGTAATTGAAATCGCCCAATCAATAATCCAATGAttcatataataaaataaaataagatcaGATGAATAGATTAACAATGCTTATCGAAGCACAATGGCTTGACATTTATATGAACGAATTCACGAACATGATTGATATGCATCGCTCAGTTGCATGTGCTTCATGCATCTTCATATGATTATAAATTCGAATATATTTGTACCAAAATATATCTCTCACTAAAAGATTTAGACAAGAGAGATAATTAAGCAACGTGATCGAAAAGAGAGACTTGGGCTAAGTTTTCTAGTTGAAGTAAAAAAGGTTATATACTTTTAAGCTATGTGTGCTTGGCGGAAAACAAAtgatctagaaaaaaaaattgtgaaaaatgatcgcttgaaataatcaaatcaatacgaaatttttttactatggagagcaatttatgtctaaacaattTCGCGGgttatgaaattaattttcattcatCGATTTTTGtgagcgatacaagcgatcgtttctaggaaaattatttctcaaaccatttctttttcatgaaataattgGAGTCTTAGTACAACGTAGGGTTAACatattgcacttgtgccaacATTGCACACAGTAGCTACTTGCTGATATTATTAAATTTGCGATATTAACGGCGATAAAATTTTCAGATACATTAATTGCACTTATAAAATCATGACGGGacgaaaaaatgggaaattccaaataaaagagTCTTTTGTGCATTAGAGCTGGAGCCGAAAAGTCTTTTAGACTACACTTAAATACGCAACCATAATTACCAGGTATCCAAATCATCTCATAATTAAATAAGGCGATATGTTTACAATAAATGAACTTGTGTTGGTATATAACATAACAAGTCCTTTGAAAATCAGTACAAATAGCCTGTCTTCATAGGAAAACTTGGCGAAAATCTCCCATCTTCATCATAAGAAAATGAATCGTGCATTTTGgatctcttctctcttcttaatCCTTTTCCTCATCTTCTACCGTGTCCAATCCGCAAAGGACATCATCCAGGACACCTGCAAGAAGCTTGCAGACAGCGGCCCGAGCTATAATTTCGGCTTCTGCGTGAATTCTCTTGGTTTGGACTCGGAGAGCCACAGAGCGGATCTCGAGGGACTAGGGCTGATCGGGCTCAGGCTGTTACAAGCCAACCTGACGGGCACAACCAAGCACATTAAGCATCTACTGAAGCAAAAATCGGAGAAGCGCCTACTCAAGGCTCTCTCGCTATGCTTGGATGCTTACTCGTCAAGTGAGGGCATAGACATGACCCCGACTTACAAGGAGAAGCATTACTTAGATTTGAACATTCGGCTAAACCGTTTATTGACTAACAAAGATATATGCAACACTCAAGGATCGGAGTAGAAAGGCGTCGTTCCACCTTTGACAAAGGGTAATGCTGACATTTTTCAATTGTATATCATCGTATCTGGTATTATAGCTATTTTAAGTGGGAGAGAACAAGGGATGGGCTGAAGACTGAATTAGCTAATAAATTAATGCATGGTCATTGAATATCCATGAGTTCGCCGagtcttcctttttcatccaaTACTCTCTCTTTAGCAAATGCCCATGAGTTCTCCaagtcttcctttttcatccaatactctctctttcttgctaATGGAATGTCCTCCCACTCCGTCTCTCGACAAATCTTAAATACCACATATAGTCTTGGGCCTCTCTTATTCTAAAagttagttaaaaaaaatgaagcttttcctcacacttataaactaaCCACTAGCCCCTTCCACAATCGATGTGAGATAAACtttaacaatctccccctcacacatTGGACCTTAGGTTGGAGGTAGTGACATCTCTCCCGTGTGACTGTTAAGTTCGGACTTGTTGGTAATCTATGCTCTAATACTAGTATTGGGTGGTCTTGAGCCTCTCTAATcctaaaagctagctcaaagaaTATGGttttccctcatacttataaaccgaccacctgCTTCTTTCATAACTAATGTGAAATAAACCCCAATAATCTGCCTCTCACACAATGAGCCCTAGATTGAAGGCAGCGACTACCCTATCTCTCCCATGTGACTATTGGACCTAGATTTGTTGGTAACCTAGACTACGATACCAATATTGAGTGGTCTTAagcctctctcatcccaaaagctagt
This sequence is a window from Rhodamnia argentea isolate NSW1041297 chromosome 3, ASM2092103v1, whole genome shotgun sequence. Protein-coding genes within it:
- the LOC115754059 gene encoding putative invertase inhibitor; protein product: MNRAFWISSLFLILFLIFYRVQSAKDIIQDTCKKLADSGPSYNFGFCVNSLGLDSESHRADLEGLGLIGLRLLQANLTGTTKHIKHLLKQKSEKRLLKALSLCLDAYSSSEGIDMTPTYKEKHYLDLNIRLNRLLTNKDICNTQGSE